The segment TCTTTGCACATTTACGAGAAAATAATGCATCCCCATACTAGACTGCAAGTCATCTTTATTACCTTGTCCTTATTCACAGTATCCACTCTCGTTATTATTGGAGTGAGTGCTATAGAATAACTGTTCTAGCAAAGcaattaaatgtgtgttttttttttttttttgctaaacaGAGTAATTATAATCCTCTGGGTGATCCCCCCACTTTTATGAGGCTAAGGGACAGGTCATCGCTACATGACAGGGTCATGGTTTTAGCAAGCTCTGCAGACAGGGTCGTTATGGCTGATGGTTCGAATgtgccccccccaaccccaaccaaCCCCACCCTCCGTCTTctccacagacagagaaagacagagaccaaatgagaaagggggggtgggggggtggagcgagagacagagagaaggagtagataagagagaatgagggacaGGATAGAGAAAgtgtagatgagagagagagtgtgtatgtattacgatgtgtgtgtgtgtgtgtgtgtgtgtgtgtgtgttgggggggggggggggggggggtgttgggggtgcAGGACCACGCCTTCGCGGGCCGCTCCCCGGGTCTAGACCAGGGCTAGGCCTGCCAGCCGAGACTGCAGTGGAGCGAGCTCTGATCCACTCTGACACCAATTAGGAATAATCTCAtcacacaaggagagagagccTGTCAGGGCCCTAATTAACTCTCCTCCGTCCACTCTATATGTGCGGACAGGACCAATAACACATTATATTGTCATAATGGGCATCATACTATAGTGGGCTCTATTTTTGAGATGCTTAATTTTTTCACCggacaatgttttttttcttctctctctccattttcctgATGTTACGCCCACATAAAAGAGGCTTtgaaaaaataagaaatgaGAAGAAACAGTTATGATTTTGTATCTCTGGGGACAGACTCCTGGGGTGTCGAGACTACAAGGGAAGGCCTCGGCTTGGGAAACCCTACTCGCTGCGCTGCATGCGTtttgggtgtgagtgtggaatCTTGACGGACGGGTTAATCAAGAGGCTGATTATTCATAGATTATATGTTGACCCAACATGAGAGAAAACAAGGTGGCTTCTTCgcaaacacaaatgaagttCATTAGCGCGGCATCTAATAAACATATGTCAGCATGTTGTGGCTGCTGCAATTACATCTTATTAACATGCAAACATATGCTTGCTTCCATCCATAAGAAGTGGAACGACATTGCTCATCATCTGTTTTTGCCGAGGAGCAGAAGGCTTTGTCTCCTGTCAGTTCTGTCTCctttacatttctgtgtgtgtacagcactgTATCTGAACACGCTTGAATGGCTTTGTATATTCAACACAGAAATAGACCAATATCCCCTTACATCGTACAGTTATCTAAAAAGGGATGTATTTTTATCGGCCTATATCTATGTCTTGTTGCAAAACTAATTGCCCTCCGGAAACAAATAAAGTTCAAAGTTAAGTTAATATGTGGAGTGATTCTTAAGGTTAATCCATTCACCGGTCAGTCTGtttatccatctttctctccctctatccatcaatacatcattcatccatccacccGCCCAACTGTCTTAAcatataaagagatacattttttaattatCAGACTTGAATTATTGGACCATATGCCCGCAATGACATCACATTTGTGAGCTTGTATTGCTTGTTTCGTTTGCAGATGTGctgttctttgtttgtttgtttgtttgtttgtttagatggTTGTTTATTGTCAGGAAAGGCCTACCGGCAACAGTATGTTAAAAATACTGCCACTGCACAAAAAGTATCTGCGTTAAGTGTTACTTGTGTTGACCATGGAATAAGACTGAGAGCTCCTTTTAAATATTCACTGCTATAGTAGACATGTGACCAACATGGGGAGAGAGTTTGAGCACCAGTACCCCAATTTCGAGTAGCTACCATTGCGTGAGGAGCAAACTAATGGGCTAAAGAACTAAACTAGTTAAGTCCCAGTGCTCTTTCAGAAACCCTTCATTATGGGAATGATTTGTGAAGAAGATGCTTTAATGTGTCGTGTATATTTATTATCCAagtattgtgtttaaaaaaaaataaaaaataaatcaatacgaCCAACTCTGCACTTgtaccttttttcttttcttttgttatgCTGTCAATGTATTTAAGCCTTCCCGGCACCTTGGAATGAATAAATCACCATTTTGGCCACTCCTGCTTCTTGTCTGTTCCCAGTTTTGTCGCCTGCTCCGCCGGGCATCGTAACTGTAACCTGATGATCTGCTTTTATAATCTACCAAGACCTGTCAGGCTTCCGAAACTGCATATAACATGAGCATCAACTACTTCAGCAATTTATGTAAACAGACTATGCATCACTTCCCAAAAGAAGCTACCCGGCAGAAAGCACACGTGACCTAGAGCACGACTACTGTACTTTCACGCCATGCGAGTGACGAGACTGTAATGCTGATTGAATGAGCATGGGCGAAGATAATGACTTTACATCAATATCCACTCAACAGTATCATGCAACTTGGTGTTCGCCTTCCGCCGTcccacacaccgtcacacaaaGTGTTGAGTTAAATGTGGGAAGTCAGTACGACACCATCAACTCACTCAGCCAAACATCATTCAAAGACGTTAGATGTGCCAGAACATGGTATGCAATGCTGTCATGTAATCATCTAAATGGCACACAGTAGAAGTTCCTTAAGTTCTTCTGATCCAAGCAGCCATCGGCAGGAAGGGTAAGGCGAAGAACAGCTGGGAAACACTTTGCCTCAAATTGTTGTCAACCTGTcattcatttttcttctcttcttcttgaAACCCGATCCTCTGGAGTGCAGCTTGTCCTCCGTGAACCTCTTAATACCTTCGCTTAGTGAGACTGCAGAATCCAACTTGCCATTCAGGGTTTCTGCCTGATCCCTGCTGAATGCCCCTCGGCATAAGACGCTCTAACGCTTCTTTTTGCACGGCTCATGTGTCTTTGTTGTGACACCTGCATTCAGGTGCATTAAGATTACCGGGGATCGGTAGCGAGCCAATTTGTTATGTCTCTGAGGCAAAAGGCAAAAATTTTAGGGAGGCACGGCGGCGACTCTAAACTCAGAAGATGCCACACCAGCGTGCCGTCAACAACCTccttgctgtttgtttgtttgctgtagGACTCACCGATGCCCACATGTGCTCCGCTTTGACACGGCTAGACCTGACATGagtgtgcacaggtgtgtgtgtgtgtgtgtgtgtgtgtgtgtgtgtgtgagtgagagagagtgaaacatcTACATAAAAAGACCTTTTTGTCTCACATGGTCATCAGATTTTTATCTACAAGGTTCATCTCTGTCTATAAGGTCACGGATCACGGCTAATCCTCGCCTTTGTTCTGATGCACCTTTAACAATGCTGGTCTTCCACCAACTTGCTTTTCGTGGCCACATCTATAACCTGTCAGTCACTGCACAAAAATCACCACTTTCCACGTTTAGTTTTTACATACAGGTTTCCACGGAGGCTTTCTGTGAGTCAGGAGGCCCAGGAGAAAGGCCTTTACCTCGTCCTGCTACCCAATCATCTGGTCTACTCAGCTGGCACTAACACAACGGGCTTCACAGAAATTGCAGACGGCAAAGGTGACaacagtaataaaaaaaaagcaataacaGCTGTTTCAGTGACATAGTAGTCCTCAGCCTCTTTGCTCATAATGCCTTGGAAAAGCAATTGCAAGCGAAAGAGGCATTTACCCAACTGCAAAGGAGCATGCATTTGAATGCCTATTTCCAGTCAAGGCGTAGAGCCAGCTTGGCAAAACAATCCCAAGTAATGCAACATTATGCATTCCTGCAGTCGAGGGATGCAGGGATGGTTGGTACACGGAGGGAATGATCTCCTCGAGTTGTTGTTTCCAGTACTCACGTAAGTGTGGGTCTTAAAGATGTCTGAGGGGCTACTGGTGCACACTTTGTCCCCCTCCAGCCCAATCACTCGTTTGCAGACATTCATCTTTGGATCAGAGGGGCTTTTGGCTATAATAATGTCTCCCCTAAAAGAAAGCAATCACATCGGCAAATCAGACAAGCCCATCAGTCATCTTGGCTAACTGCAGTATGTAAATCAATTTTGATATATTCTTCCTAGATACACAGTGTACAGCATGGGTAATTAAGCCAGTCAATTCAACTTGACATGCAAAAAAATAGCATCAACTTTGTGTAACTGATTCAGCTGACTCACTTTTCTATTCTGTAAAGATGCCTACTTAGCCGTTCGGAGAAGATTATGTCATTGCTTGTGATGGTGGGTTCCATTGATGGCCCAGTGCACTATGGGTACAAACATTTTGTCAGATGTGAATGATGAAAGAGTTTGATGTGACTTACAACAACATGGTAGATGTGAAATGGACTTCAAAGACTTACAGAGACCAACTCCCCAATGTATTCAAAGGCACAGTGTGCGATGCAACCATACTGGATAGTGTAGCCGACAAATCCCACAGTCTTTCCGAGTGCGCTGCGAAACATTCCACAATGGGTTGCGGAActaggaacaaaaaaaaaaagacgagagATTCGTTGTAAATGTACAGGtatcatttttattatattgTACATATGTGCAAAcgtcaacataaacaattccGCAAAGGCGAAAATTCTAGCTTATACATttaacaagaaacacacactcacgtggcAATCATTTCATTGCATTATTTTAcgaagagaacaaaaaaagatataCAAACAACGTAGGACGCAAGGCAAACGTGCGTATTTTACGATGAGTGATATGACATGTTTTGGGTGTTTTGCTTTGCACAGTCTCTTGATCACGACCAAACAGCAGCAGTTCTCATCATCTGCCCCAGCTGCTCTTCCTCTCAACACCTCTGAGGTACCAGGTACATGATGTCAAGGCACTGACACGGCCAAACAACGTGTGCCCCCTTTCTTTGGCCATTTCACATAAAAGGGTTTCTAAGCTCCGTGGTCACCATGGTGATGGAGGGCCCGGCTCTTTTGTTTGTCATTGGCGGCTGGCACTTAAAACAGATAAAACTCTGTCTGTTGTCTGAATAAACAGTGCATCCCCACTCACACTATTGACTTTTCCTTGGGTCGTCTAGCTAGCAGATGAGCCAGGCGTGTGGGTCAATCTTTGCTCACCAACATCCATCAATAAAGACATTGTTTGGATGTttgtacacatccaaaatgtaCTCCCCTGACTAGAAAAAAAGTctaacaaaaagtgaaagcaAGGCATAAAAGCACTGTTTCGAACCCCTTAATGGTGGTTACCATCAGGCCTATCCCAGCAACGCAAGAATAACAGTCGTGTGGTTTTGATGGCCAGCAGGTGATGaattctgttctctctccccatctcacaTCCTGTGGACTAGTCCATCCAAGGACTTAACCCTGGTCAGCGGAGCAGAAACAAACCAAACTAAAGCCCCTTCGTCTCGGGAATGATATCTCAGATATGGGAGAGGATTAACCCCCCCAAAAACAAATGCTATATCCAAACAcataggatacacacacacacacacacacactccctgtgcTCTCGCCACACCAAGTGTCAGGTGGCCATCCCTGTGCCACAAAAGGTGCTACACCTAATCCCATTACGCCACCAACCATCTACCATACcgccagtcccccccccccccccccccccacccccaatccgATCCCATCCCTCTCCATCCCATTCTATTCCAATCCCattccaaccccccaccccaccacatcTCACAGTGATCAAACTTCGAGGGAGGATGTCCCCCTCCTACCTACATGACCAACCCCCGGCGCCTTCCTACctacacgcccccccccccccgacccccaacccatccatccattcctCCTTTCATCCCCTcactcccatccctctctctcctttctgcctGACTGAAGGTGGCTCTGTGGGTCAGGGCATGAGAAACTCAGGGACAGCTGGGGGCTCTACTAGCCAGGCTCCAGGGTGGGGCACAGCCTCCCAGAAAGAGTCACATTTGGTtccagtttaattttttttgccgCACGTTTCGTTTGTGCAGACCCATTCTCCTTTCCTCATCCTACAGTGCATCTGCTGGTTGtaggagtgagagggggggggggggggggggagtgtgaccCTGACCTAAAGATGGAACCGGTTGTTATGTTTCACACATGGAAGGTCCATCACTCCATCCACACAATATTTATCATGCAATCACTGAATTACATCCCCCCCCAAAGTAATTCTGAGTCAATAATTGTTTTCGTTACTTCCTTTGCCttgcattttctctctttctcagacagCTAGGATCCATTCCTTTCCCTCTGCACAGCTGACCTCTATGGACAGCACTGCATCGCGCTGTGATGACCCCGCTCGCTGTGATCAGGGGATCAGACAGGCCCCTCGCACCGCCTCCATCATACCGTCACCCCCTctgccaccaccactgctgGTCTGGGCATTCAGTGCAGGTGAGGATTAGGGATTTAGCATAATAAGATTACACGGCCAGTGAATGATATCAAGAGATGGTCCATATGCAGCCGCCTGGTTTTCCATGGCACACCGTCAGGGTGTCGGGGGAAAGTGGGTGGGGGTTTTAGCCGGGAATCAAACAGGATTCATTGGAAATGCGCAGGCCGCTCGCAGGATCCTAGATTGGATCTCCGCTACCCTCCCTCAAATCCCCATGTGCATATTTTAGAGTCCCATCTGATGTGGAGGAAGTAAGCAACCTAAATTGAATAATAAATTACAGATGGAAATTAACACCAAAGTCAGTCTTAATCCGAAAGGATTACATGTAAAATGTCGGCACTGCCAAACAAAGGGAAGTCACAGACGCACTTATGGCTGGGCCATCTGCAGCCATTTGGTCCCAGATGCATGCAACAGCGGGGAAAAGACAGACACTCCTGTTGGGCTCGCAAACTGACATCTAACtcagccatcttttttttcagtagGTTTATTTAAACACTTGCTTTACTCTGGGCCATTTTTAACTTTGATAGAGTGGGTCGCAGACGTTTTCCAAGAAATGATCCTCTTGCAGCGAAAGACACAGGACAATGATGAATATAATGAACATCCCTGTCAATGCCACAGCCAACTGAGTCAATAAACAGGGTCATGTAGTTCACCCTAAATCCCTTTTCTATTAGCTTATTGTGTGAACTGCAAGGGGAGGGAAAGCAAACATCAGATTTAAGGGCGACTGAAGAAAGTAGGGTTCTGAGTATGGAGTTCCATGACCAGTATAAGACAGAAACCTGTAAAAGAAGATCTGCTCCTGCAGAAAATCTCCGTATTAATCTAAAGGCTAACTGCTTATTCTGTATTTGGGCAATACACTTTGATTGTACTTTGTAGTTTCCCATTTTCCCCTGACAGGTCAATCCAAAATATGAATGTCACTGAATGGCTATTCTACACTACAAAAAATAAGCCTCTAGCTCCAAAACATTAGCCTAAGTACACATCCTGTAATGAGAGTTCAAATTAGCATTCTGAAAATACCAAATGCTGCCCAAGGAAGGCAAAATAATTATATACCACGGTTCTGCAAAGCCAATAGACATGATTATTCTTCTGCTTAACAACCTAGCTTACAGGAAAGACGGGGAGTTTATCATCAATCAGCGCTTGCAATGCTTGTTGTAAGACACTTCCTCCCACTGATTTGACATAAAGACCACGGACAGCCTACAGCTACACAACACTGGGAGATTCCCCTGGAGTCTAGCCCCCACCCctcattatgcacacacacacacacacacacacacatcacaccctcGCAGATTGATTCCTCGATAGTATCCATTGtaaaacacagcacagtctGTTAGATAGACTGAGAGCAATGGGATACGGGATGGGGTGAtgattttggggggggggggggggggggggtcaggatTCAAAAGGCCTAGGAGGCTTGTAGCCATTACAGTCTTCAAATTAGGGAAACATGAGGGCTGGGAGGTTTGGCTTCAACGCGAGACTTAAGAAGATTACATGGGCCCAGCCTATGTTAAATAAGACAGTGTTCCCCTGAGATCCCAGATGGgtgggagacagggagagaatcaagggaggggggggggatcctcCACTCTGATCCCCTTGCTCTGGGCAGCAGAAGGCAGCTGAGGGTGGGCACTGATGTCTCTCTTTGTGCTCGCTAATATGCTGCAGGGTTCAGGGTCTGGGGACCAGCCGGGAGGTCCTTTTGTAAAAGCTATCAAACATGGCGATCAGGATTAAGCCTGCTATAATCAGATGAGATACAGTGACACCTGTTTGGTTAAACATGACCAGAtgtaaactaaaaaaaaaaaattccctttctccctccctttccttaAATCCCACCCTGTGCCATTCAGTACCCACTAAGTACCACGAATTGATtgcaatgaaatgaatgaaaaatgaaGGCAAGTCAAGCAGCTGAGCAGGATGAGGTTTTGATGAGTGCAAGGCTATCAATGTGGTAGGTCACCCTTAGGCAAACACGGcatggcacagcacagcaccacacgCCACCTTTCAACCCGTTTCCCCCACAATGGCGTGGAACACAGTGTCTCACCTTTATTGTTTTGACCTCTCACTCGTTTGGCTTtgaatggggggagagagagagagagaaaaaaaatggagagaataCCCAGACCTAATCAAGGGAGCTGCTCACAATCAGCTCACCAGCCA is part of the Clupea harengus chromosome 6, Ch_v2.0.2, whole genome shotgun sequence genome and harbors:
- the immp1l gene encoding mitochondrial inner membrane protease subunit 1; this translates as MFRSALGKTVGFVGYTIQYGCIAHCAFEYIGELVSCTGPSMEPTITSNDIIFSERLSRHLYRIEKGDIIIAKSPSDPKMNVCKRVIGLEGDKVCTSSPSDIFKTHTYVPKGHVWLEGDNLRNSTDSRSYGPVPYALIRGRVCLKLWPLNNFGPLSESPNERIPRSS